From the Ruminiclostridium josui JCM 17888 genome, one window contains:
- a CDS encoding alpha/beta hydrolase — MQLFPVAYAERKSVLPKNIFLSVIYILVLLLVAVAAISFFSAWKITHPNKVTTPQISSNIAPDYNNISFTVGESKEKINGWFFPYSGSKKTVLMVHGYGKNRLQFEEQTFPLIASLNKEGFNVMTFDLRGSGNSSGSMSTFGRNETSDVLSGIKYLNQKSTEQIILMGFSTGASSCLSALTQTPYRDSIIGVIADSPYSNIDDYIDYIVESSTLLPAIPFKPAVKFAVKKISKIDNSLDIISKVPFIIPTPILLIDGAQDIPGTSDNTKLIYEVYKRKSPVQAHYWNSGAAEYGESYLSAQDKYIDQVIDFSNECVEEAKKSAQK, encoded by the coding sequence ATGCAGCTTTTTCCTGTTGCCTATGCGGAACGCAAAAGTGTTTTACCAAAGAATATTTTTTTGTCAGTGATTTATATATTAGTATTATTATTAGTCGCTGTAGCCGCGATTTCATTTTTTTCTGCATGGAAAATTACCCATCCAAATAAGGTTACTACGCCTCAAATATCTTCCAATATTGCACCTGACTATAATAATATCAGCTTTACGGTAGGTGAATCCAAAGAAAAAATAAACGGCTGGTTTTTTCCATACAGTGGTTCCAAAAAAACTGTGCTTATGGTTCATGGCTATGGAAAAAACAGGCTTCAATTCGAGGAACAAACCTTCCCGCTTATTGCAAGTCTTAATAAAGAAGGATTTAATGTAATGACATTTGACCTGAGAGGGTCTGGAAACTCATCCGGTTCAATGTCAACCTTCGGTAGAAACGAGACTTCTGATGTTTTAAGCGGTATAAAGTACCTTAATCAAAAGTCTACTGAACAGATTATTTTAATGGGATTCTCTACTGGAGCGTCTTCGTGCCTGTCTGCACTAACACAGACTCCATATAGAGACAGTATTATTGGCGTAATTGCAGACAGTCCTTACTCAAATATTGATGATTATATTGATTATATAGTAGAATCGTCCACACTGCTGCCAGCCATCCCCTTTAAACCGGCTGTGAAATTTGCTGTAAAAAAGATTTCAAAGATTGACAATTCACTGGATATAATATCAAAAGTACCTTTTATTATTCCAACTCCCATACTTTTAATTGATGGGGCTCAGGATATTCCCGGTACCTCTGATAATACAAAGCTGATTTATGAAGTGTATAAAAGGAAAAGTCCTGTACAGGCACACTATTGGAATTCTGGCGCCGCCGAATATGGTGAAAGCTATTTGTCTGCACAGGATAAATATATAGACCAAGTAATTGATTTTTCCAATGAATGTGTCGAAGAAGCTAAAAAATCAGCACAAAAATAA
- a CDS encoding flagellar protein FlgN has translation MTPEQYIQKLTDLSLKKLDNMKKILNLTKKQFEVITEDSINELQSLIDLKQKLIDEINELDDAFEVYYSRLKSILGIESMEEVSISKYNEAVKLQQTIREIFDTAKKIQTTENENNLKARGVLDSLGGQIRQIKQGKIANSGYNIGGKIPQQSYYFDTKK, from the coding sequence ATGACACCTGAACAATATATTCAAAAACTTACTGATTTGTCTTTGAAAAAGTTAGACAATATGAAAAAAATTTTAAACCTTACCAAAAAACAGTTTGAAGTAATTACTGAAGATAGCATAAATGAGCTGCAATCGCTAATTGATTTGAAGCAGAAATTAATAGATGAAATTAACGAGTTGGATGATGCATTTGAAGTATATTATTCAAGGCTGAAATCCATCCTTGGAATAGAGAGTATGGAAGAAGTAAGCATATCTAAGTATAATGAAGCTGTAAAACTGCAACAGACTATTAGAGAAATATTTGATACAGCAAAAAAAATACAAACGACTGAAAATGAAAATAACTTGAAGGCTCGAGGTGTTCTGGACAGTCTGGGAGGACAAATAAGGCAAATAAAGCAAGGTAAAATAGCAAACAGTGGTTATAATATTGGAGGTAAAATACCTCAGCAGTCATATTATTTTGACACAAAAAAATAA
- a CDS encoding Kelch repeat-containing protein gives MRLINKLKLLSAMVFMLVIVVSSSMVFAADPNTWTTKAPLNTVRYNHEAVVLNGQIYVIGGTAYSTLSSVEQYDPATDTWTTKAPMSVAREGHQLAVIGGKIYAVGGGATDLKSVEEYNPETNTWTTKASMAYGRDDLATVVLNGKIYAIGGSQLTSVEEYDPANNIWVTKAPMSVGRQQFKAAVVNGKIYAIGGYNSTGKYLNSVEEYDPVTDTWTTKAPMYNSRSSFNIAVINDKIYVIGGVNSGTNNVSASIEEYDPANNIWTLKTSMPTGGGKAVVLNNKIYMVGASGSKTLEYDPATDKWTYLAPVLAGRTDSGVAVVNGKIYAIGGRYGGATLKSVEEYTPTNTGDPGDGGSENPPVITGNSAILELTMVNGVIKEYDLNAAELDSFLTWYDNSSTGVAPAYYIFNKKNNIKPFLSRKEYIAYSKIASFEVKEYAE, from the coding sequence ATGAGATTAATAAACAAGTTAAAACTTTTAAGTGCAATGGTTTTTATGTTAGTCATTGTAGTTTCAAGTAGCATGGTATTTGCAGCAGACCCAAATACCTGGACCACAAAGGCACCCCTCAATACTGTAAGATATAATCATGAAGCAGTAGTTCTAAACGGACAGATATACGTTATTGGAGGAACTGCATATTCTACGCTAAGCTCAGTAGAACAGTATGATCCTGCTACTGATACCTGGACCACAAAAGCACCCATGTCAGTGGCAAGAGAAGGTCATCAATTAGCAGTAATAGGCGGTAAAATATATGCAGTAGGAGGCGGGGCTACCGATTTAAAATCAGTTGAAGAATATAATCCTGAAACCAATACATGGACAACGAAGGCCTCTATGGCATATGGAAGGGATGACCTTGCAACAGTCGTTTTAAATGGTAAAATATATGCAATAGGAGGAAGTCAACTTACCTCGGTGGAGGAATATGACCCTGCAAATAACATATGGGTAACAAAGGCTCCAATGTCTGTTGGCAGACAACAGTTTAAAGCAGCTGTGGTAAACGGGAAAATATATGCTATAGGTGGTTACAACAGTACGGGCAAATATCTCAATTCTGTAGAAGAGTATGACCCTGTAACTGATACCTGGACAACAAAGGCTCCAATGTACAATAGTAGATCTAGCTTTAACATAGCTGTAATAAATGACAAAATCTATGTAATTGGGGGGGTTAATTCTGGAACTAATAATGTTTCAGCCTCAATAGAGGAATATGACCCTGCTAATAACATTTGGACATTGAAGACATCAATGCCTACAGGTGGAGGAAAAGCAGTTGTATTGAATAATAAAATATACATGGTCGGGGCTAGTGGCTCCAAAACGCTAGAATATGACCCTGCTACAGATAAATGGACTTACCTTGCACCTGTGCTGGCTGGTAGAACTGACTCCGGTGTAGCGGTAGTAAATGGTAAAATTTATGCTATAGGCGGAAGGTACGGAGGTGCTACTTTAAAATCCGTCGAAGAATACACCCCTACTAACACAGGCGACCCCGGAGATGGAGGCAGTGAAAATCCACCGGTTATTACAGGAAACAGTGCAATACTTGAATTGACAATGGTTAACGGAGTAATAAAGGAATACGATTTAAATGCCGCAGAGCTAGACAGCTTCTTAACTTGGTATGATAACAGCTCAACCGGTGTCGCACCAGCATATTACATATTTAATAAAAAGAACAATATCAAACCTTTCCTAAGTAGAAAGGAATATATCGCATATAGCAAGATAGCAAGCTTCGAAGTAAAGGAATATGCAGAATAA